In a genomic window of Paracoccaceae bacterium:
- the phaR gene encoding polyhydroxyalkanoate synthesis repressor PhaR has translation MAEKDKPLLIKRYASRRLYNTETSDYVTLDDIASLIREGREVQIVDLKSGDDLTRQYLLQIIAEHESRGESVLPVDVLNDLVRSYMTPGASVVPQFLQASFEMLRDGQSQVMDKMTTMNPMAKMPGFELMQAQQKAFIKAMTGGMGGVSGWSAPDAGEAAAEEENSEDLDAIKKQLADLQEKLSKLK, from the coding sequence GTGGCGGAAAAAGACAAACCATTGCTTATCAAGCGATATGCAAGCCGGCGCCTGTATAACACGGAAACCAGCGATTACGTCACACTAGATGATATCGCAAGTTTGATACGTGAAGGCCGCGAGGTTCAAATCGTGGATTTGAAATCAGGCGACGATCTGACTCGTCAATATCTTCTTCAAATCATTGCAGAACATGAAAGCCGCGGTGAAAGCGTATTGCCAGTTGACGTGCTGAATGATCTGGTGCGCAGTTACATGACGCCGGGAGCGAGCGTGGTGCCGCAGTTTCTTCAGGCCTCATTTGAAATGCTGCGCGACGGGCAGTCCCAAGTGATGGACAAGATGACAACAATGAACCCCATGGCGAAAATGCCAGGATTTGAATTGATGCAGGCGCAGCAAAAAGCCTTCATCAAAGCGATGACCGGTGGCATGGGCGGTGTCAGCGGCTGGAGCGCGCCAGATGCAGGTGAAGCGGCTGCTGAAGAAGAGAACAGTGAAGACCTTGACGCGATCAAAAAGCAACTTGCAGATTTGCAGGAAAAGCTTTCGAAGCTGAAATAG
- a CDS encoding phasin family protein: MTKTPDMTAVFKDVLGAFPVDTASMEDAFKTTASLNEKLSGVALTAAEKSTEISSKWTQETLAKLASMSKAKAEPADYAKAMTDFASAYSETAAEHMAAFAEVAKKAQMETVELMMAAGKDMGEDASAAVNKATKEATAAVKKAAAAK; this comes from the coding sequence ATGACAAAGACACCTGACATGACCGCCGTATTCAAAGACGTTCTGGGCGCATTCCCAGTGGACACAGCTTCGATGGAAGACGCGTTTAAAACAACAGCTTCCCTGAACGAAAAACTGTCCGGCGTAGCTTTGACTGCCGCTGAAAAATCAACTGAAATCTCCAGCAAATGGACACAAGAGACACTGGCCAAACTGGCGAGCATGTCCAAAGCCAAAGCTGAACCAGCCGACTACGCAAAAGCGATGACCGATTTCGCATCCGCGTATTCCGAAACAGCTGCCGAGCATATGGCTGCTTTTGCTGAAGTTGCGAAAAAAGCGCAAATGGAAACAGTTGAGCTGATGATGGCCGCAGGCAAAGATATGGGCGAAGACGCATCCGCCGCTGTCAACAAAGCGACAAAAGAAGCAACAGCCGCAGTCAAGAAAGCCGCTGCTGCAAAGTAA
- the phaC gene encoding class I poly(R)-hydroxyalkanoic acid synthase translates to MTTGTDSEVIPSEQTLERMTENLKKVEALSERLHRVITNRQTHNPALDGPNQELFGRAAQAYWTEAVTNPAKVFEHQMSFWSETMKQFVQAQQELAKGKLTAPDDPGPKDRRFANPLWDTHPYFNYVKKQYLINAETLNQAVQDVSDLDPSEKNRLTYFARQIVDLMSPTNFLATNPDALEKALETEGQSLVHGLENLIHDLEVNKGELVVKLADESAFELGRNIATTPGKVVFRNRMMELIQYTATTEQVHKTPLVIFPPWINKFYILDLKAQNSMVKWLTDQGYTVFMVSWINPDPTYRDVGMEDYIEDGYLTAISQIKEITKEKQVNAVGYCIAGTTLSLTLSLLKQRGDKSVKSATFFTALTDFSDQGEFAPFLTNDFIDGIELEVEDKGVLPSVIMARTFSFLRSNDLIYGPAIKSYMMGETPPAFDLLYWNGDGANLPAKMAMQYLRGLCQRNELAQGGFDLLDMKLRLEDLDVPICAIACETDHIAAWKDCYRGVQQMGSKNKTFIVTQSGHIAGIVNPPTRNKYGHYTNTDLSLEYPDWLEKADFTEGSWWPRWESWLKKQSGKMIPARIPGDSSHPVLCDAPGTYVEKKATL, encoded by the coding sequence ATGACAACAGGAACTGACAGCGAGGTGATTCCTTCGGAGCAAACACTTGAGAGAATGACCGAAAATCTCAAGAAAGTTGAAGCGCTGTCAGAACGGTTACACCGTGTGATAACCAATCGCCAAACGCACAATCCGGCGTTGGATGGGCCGAATCAGGAGCTTTTTGGTCGCGCGGCACAAGCATATTGGACGGAAGCCGTGACCAATCCGGCCAAGGTTTTTGAACACCAAATGTCCTTTTGGTCAGAAACAATGAAGCAGTTTGTGCAGGCGCAGCAAGAGTTGGCCAAGGGTAAACTTACCGCGCCAGATGATCCCGGACCCAAAGACCGTCGTTTTGCCAATCCGCTGTGGGACACGCATCCATACTTCAATTACGTCAAGAAACAGTACCTCATTAACGCCGAAACGCTGAACCAAGCCGTTCAGGATGTCAGCGACCTGGACCCGTCCGAGAAAAACAGATTGACCTATTTCGCGCGTCAGATCGTCGATCTGATGTCACCCACAAATTTTCTGGCGACAAACCCGGATGCTTTGGAAAAAGCGCTTGAAACGGAAGGTCAGAGCCTGGTGCACGGGCTCGAAAATCTGATCCACGATCTGGAAGTCAATAAAGGCGAGCTCGTTGTGAAGCTTGCGGATGAAAGCGCGTTTGAATTGGGGCGCAACATCGCGACCACGCCGGGCAAGGTTGTTTTCCGCAATCGCATGATGGAACTCATTCAATACACCGCCACGACGGAACAGGTGCACAAGACGCCGCTGGTAATTTTCCCGCCCTGGATCAACAAGTTCTATATTCTGGATCTCAAAGCGCAGAACTCAATGGTGAAGTGGCTGACGGATCAGGGCTACACTGTCTTCATGGTGTCATGGATCAATCCGGATCCGACCTACCGCGATGTTGGTATGGAGGACTACATTGAAGACGGCTATCTGACTGCGATTTCACAGATCAAAGAGATCACAAAAGAAAAGCAAGTGAACGCCGTCGGATATTGCATCGCAGGTACCACGCTGTCGCTGACATTGTCCCTTTTGAAACAACGCGGCGACAAGTCGGTCAAGTCAGCAACGTTTTTCACAGCGCTGACGGATTTTTCTGACCAAGGTGAATTCGCGCCGTTTCTTACTAATGACTTTATCGACGGGATCGAATTGGAAGTAGAAGACAAAGGCGTTCTGCCTTCGGTTATTATGGCGAGAACTTTCTCTTTCTTACGGTCCAACGATTTGATTTATGGCCCGGCGATCAAAAGCTATATGATGGGCGAAACGCCGCCCGCATTTGATTTGCTTTATTGGAACGGGGACGGCGCCAACCTGCCTGCGAAAATGGCGATGCAATATTTGCGTGGATTGTGCCAACGCAATGAATTGGCACAGGGTGGGTTCGATCTTCTGGACATGAAGTTACGGCTGGAAGACCTCGATGTTCCAATCTGTGCGATCGCCTGTGAGACCGATCATATTGCAGCCTGGAAAGACTGTTATCGGGGAGTGCAGCAAATGGGCTCTAAGAACAAAACGTTCATTGTCACACAATCCGGTCACATCGCGGGAATCGTGAATCCGCCCACAAGGAACAAATATGGGCACTATACCAATACGGATCTATCGCTGGAGTATCCCGACTGGTTGGAGAAAGCCGACTTCACCGAAGGCTCATGGTGGCCGCGCTGGGAATCCTGGTTAAAAAAGCAGTCTGGCAAGATGATTCCTGCACGCATCCCGGGGGATTCCAGCCATCCAGTGCTCTGTGATGCTCCCGGTACATATGTGGAGAAGAAAGCAACCCTTTGA
- the phaZ gene encoding polyhydroxyalkanoate depolymerase has product MRYMATYDLMETVRNTNQWLGATALAMGAYPAFSLIPNPAFAWMQAWGEVTERTFQRMVVKPDWNIPPVPCSDGKDHVVSTEIVVERSFGDLLRFVVPGRDLPDRKVLLVAPMSGHYATLLRSTVISLLPDADLYITDWHNARDIPVSSGKFDIEDYTLYLVDFMRELGPDTHVIAVCQPAPLTLAATAYLAEEDPKAQPRSLTLIGGPIDPNASPTDVTDFGHRMTMGQLEELMIQRVGFKYPGVGRMVYPGLLQLSSFISMNSETHSKAFADQIGRVARGEAADHDKHNKFYDEYLAVMDMTAEFYLSTVQRIFKDGEIARNDFTVAGKKVDIGKITTVAVKTVEGSKDDISAPGQCIAALDLCTGLPDNKKASHLEEGAGHYGIFAGKSWRQNIRPLVLDFIDANSGKPPRKDRKAANKNAA; this is encoded by the coding sequence ATGCGCTACATGGCCACTTATGACCTTATGGAGACTGTCCGCAACACAAACCAATGGCTCGGCGCGACAGCACTTGCCATGGGAGCTTACCCCGCTTTCTCATTGATTCCAAACCCCGCATTTGCATGGATGCAAGCATGGGGCGAAGTAACGGAGCGCACCTTTCAGCGTATGGTGGTGAAGCCGGACTGGAATATTCCGCCGGTACCCTGCAGCGATGGAAAGGACCACGTGGTCAGCACCGAAATCGTAGTTGAGCGGAGTTTTGGTGATCTCTTGCGTTTTGTAGTACCGGGACGCGACTTGCCAGACCGCAAGGTTTTGCTCGTTGCTCCGATGTCCGGTCACTACGCGACACTTCTGCGCTCAACAGTCATCAGCCTGCTACCGGACGCCGACCTCTACATCACGGACTGGCATAACGCGCGGGATATTCCGGTCAGTTCCGGCAAATTTGATATCGAAGACTACACGCTGTACCTTGTCGACTTCATGCGCGAACTCGGCCCGGACACGCATGTCATCGCAGTGTGCCAACCCGCACCGCTTACCTTGGCGGCAACGGCCTATCTGGCTGAAGAAGATCCCAAAGCGCAACCCCGCAGCCTGACCTTGATTGGCGGTCCGATCGATCCGAACGCCTCGCCCACGGACGTCACTGATTTTGGTCACCGGATGACAATGGGTCAACTTGAGGAGTTGATGATCCAACGCGTCGGCTTCAAATATCCCGGTGTTGGCCGCATGGTATACCCCGGTTTGTTGCAACTGAGTTCCTTTATCTCAATGAACTCCGAAACCCACAGTAAAGCGTTTGCCGATCAGATCGGTCGCGTTGCGCGGGGCGAAGCGGCTGATCACGACAAACACAATAAATTCTATGATGAATACCTTGCTGTCATGGACATGACGGCTGAATTTTACCTCAGTACCGTTCAACGGATTTTCAAAGACGGTGAAATTGCACGCAATGACTTTACAGTTGCGGGCAAGAAAGTCGATATCGGCAAAATCACGACTGTGGCTGTGAAAACTGTGGAAGGCTCCAAGGACGATATCTCTGCGCCTGGGCAGTGTATTGCGGCGTTGGATCTTTGCACCGGCCTTCCTGACAATAAAAAGGCCAGCCACTTGGAAGAAGGTGCAGGTCACTACGGTATCTTCGCAGGCAAAAGCTGGCGGCAAAATATACGGCCACTGGTGCTGGATTTCATTGATGCCAACAGCGGCAAACCCCCGCGCAAAGACCGCAAAGCAGCGAACAAAAACGCAGCTTGA
- a CDS encoding alpha/beta fold hydrolase: MTEPLVLLPGMMCDARLFGPQIAELSADTAVTVAPITQGERIEEIASGLLDQLPQRFALAGLSMGGIVAMEILRRAPDRVTRIAFLDTNPLAETPQIAAAREPQIVAARTGRMLDVMREEMKPKYLAPGPNQQAILALVMDMAVALGPEVFVRQSRALQRRRDQQSTLRKCKVPALVLCGRHDALCPVKRHELMSELIPYATLCVLEDSGHLPVLEQPSETTQALRDWMALPLVLR; the protein is encoded by the coding sequence ATGACTGAGCCGTTGGTGCTGCTGCCCGGAATGATGTGTGATGCGCGTCTTTTTGGCCCACAAATTGCTGAGTTGTCAGCAGACACGGCAGTGACAGTTGCACCGATCACCCAAGGTGAGCGGATTGAAGAGATTGCGTCAGGATTGCTGGACCAATTGCCCCAGCGGTTTGCCTTGGCGGGATTGAGCATGGGCGGTATCGTAGCCATGGAGATCCTGCGCCGTGCTCCAGATCGGGTTACGCGGATTGCATTTTTGGACACAAACCCGCTTGCAGAAACGCCCCAGATTGCAGCTGCTCGCGAACCTCAAATCGTTGCGGCGCGGACCGGGCGCATGCTTGATGTGATGCGCGAAGAAATGAAGCCCAAGTATCTGGCTCCCGGACCAAACCAGCAAGCTATACTCGCACTGGTCATGGATATGGCCGTCGCGCTAGGCCCTGAAGTTTTTGTGCGTCAGTCCCGTGCACTGCAGCGCCGGCGTGATCAACAAAGCACGCTGCGAAAGTGTAAAGTTCCGGCACTTGTCCTATGCGGACGTCATGATGCCCTCTGTCCGGTCAAGCGGCACGAACTGATGTCGGAGCTGATCCCTTATGCGACACTATGCGTGTTAGAGGATTCAGGACATTTACCCGTGTTGGAGCAGCCCTCAGAAACCACACAGGCTCTGAGGGACTGGATGGCGCTCCCTCTGGTCCTGCGGTAA
- a CDS encoding VOC family protein, with protein sequence MEQRISLITLGARDVQVLSTFYDALGWQRTPSPDGVVAYDLIGQTLGLYPLRKLAEDIGVPMAALGYGASTFAHNLSTKDEVAPLLTRAQEAGAKILKPAQDVFWGGHHGYFSDPEGHIWEIAHNPFAPLRNDGAFRWLGYGDT encoded by the coding sequence TTGGAGCAACGGATCAGCCTGATCACTCTTGGCGCGCGGGATGTGCAGGTGCTGTCTACTTTCTATGACGCGCTCGGTTGGCAGCGCACGCCGTCCCCGGATGGTGTGGTTGCTTATGATTTGATCGGTCAGACGCTTGGTCTGTACCCTTTGAGAAAATTAGCCGAGGACATAGGCGTGCCGATGGCTGCGCTGGGGTATGGTGCAAGCACGTTTGCCCACAACCTATCGACCAAAGATGAGGTGGCCCCGCTCTTGACGCGCGCGCAGGAGGCTGGTGCGAAGATTCTAAAACCTGCACAGGACGTATTCTGGGGAGGGCATCATGGGTATTTTTCTGATCCTGAGGGACACATTTGGGAAATCGCGCATAACCCGTTTGCACCGCTGAGAAACGACGGGGCTTTTCGTTGGTTGGGATACGGTGACACTTGA
- a CDS encoding alpha/beta hydrolase, whose translation MTSPHYLDGPSGRRLAYHLTSGNGPCIVFLGGLKSDMEGTKALHLEAWAQAQGRAFLRFDYSGHGQSSGVFEEGCIGDWAEDTIHIIEELTDGPIIPVGSSMGGWQALLLARRVPDRIMGLVTIAAAPDFTEDGYWEGFNATQKAELEKKGRIEIPSDYMEPYVITWRMIEDGRKQLVLRTPLMLPFPVRCLQGTADTAVSTDTALRLMGHASCPDMRLILVKDADHRFSDEPCLEMIETAVKDILALAE comes from the coding sequence ATGACCTCTCCACACTATCTCGACGGTCCATCGGGTCGCAGGCTGGCCTACCACCTGACGTCAGGTAACGGTCCATGCATCGTGTTCTTGGGCGGGCTTAAATCGGATATGGAGGGTACAAAAGCGCTTCATCTGGAAGCATGGGCGCAGGCGCAGGGGCGCGCGTTCTTGCGGTTCGACTATTCGGGTCATGGCCAGTCCTCCGGGGTTTTCGAAGAAGGTTGCATTGGGGATTGGGCGGAAGACACCATTCACATCATTGAAGAGCTTACAGATGGGCCGATCATCCCGGTCGGGTCTTCCATGGGAGGATGGCAGGCGTTGCTGCTGGCGCGGCGTGTTCCAGACCGGATCATGGGCCTTGTAACGATTGCAGCAGCGCCGGATTTTACCGAAGATGGGTATTGGGAAGGGTTCAACGCGACCCAAAAAGCCGAACTGGAGAAGAAAGGCCGTATCGAAATTCCGTCTGATTACATGGAGCCCTATGTGATCACCTGGCGGATGATCGAAGACGGTCGAAAACAACTGGTATTGCGGACGCCGCTGATGTTGCCGTTCCCAGTGCGGTGCCTGCAAGGTACGGCAGATACTGCTGTCAGCACAGATACAGCGTTACGCCTGATGGGCCATGCGTCCTGTCCTGACATGCGATTGATACTGGTGAAGGATGCGGATCATCGTTTCTCGGATGAACCTTGTCTTGAGATGATTGAAACGGCGGTTAAAGACATACTGGCCCTTGCAGAATAG
- a CDS encoding helix-turn-helix domain-containing protein produces the protein MDSTFKALADPARRTLLDSLRAKPGQSLQDLEGQLDMTRFGVMKHLRVLEDAKLIVTQKKGRFKFHYLNVLPLQEAIDRWVEPLLVKPAARAVLNLKSQLEGTPKMTKPDFVMQTFIHCTQDALWHALTDPEANAAYNFVAGSCVREGNKLVFKMPDDGLMLVLTETLLTPKTRIESTFEPHWAGPDVPLEQSRFVYLIEPQGPNCLLTVEHYDIPAGQEGIADGWQRTLAGLKTWLETGQAIKFARAEAEV, from the coding sequence ATGGATTCGACTTTCAAAGCACTCGCAGATCCTGCACGCCGTACCCTGCTCGACAGTCTACGGGCTAAACCGGGGCAAAGCCTGCAAGATCTTGAAGGCCAACTCGACATGACACGGTTTGGCGTGATGAAGCATCTGCGTGTGCTGGAAGACGCAAAACTGATCGTGACCCAAAAAAAAGGCAGGTTCAAATTCCACTACCTCAACGTACTTCCCTTGCAGGAGGCCATAGATCGCTGGGTCGAACCTTTACTCGTCAAACCAGCGGCGCGAGCGGTGCTCAATCTCAAATCTCAACTTGAAGGAACACCGAAAATGACCAAACCCGACTTCGTTATGCAGACTTTCATTCACTGCACACAAGATGCCCTTTGGCATGCCTTAACCGACCCTGAGGCCAATGCAGCCTACAATTTTGTTGCTGGCAGTTGCGTGCGCGAGGGCAACAAACTTGTGTTTAAAATGCCCGATGACGGTTTGATGTTGGTTCTGACGGAAACGCTACTGACGCCAAAAACCCGCATCGAAAGCACCTTTGAACCCCATTGGGCAGGTCCCGATGTCCCGCTTGAGCAATCACGCTTTGTCTATCTGATCGAACCGCAGGGCCCGAATTGCCTACTGACGGTGGAGCATTACGACATTCCCGCAGGTCAGGAAGGTATCGCAGATGGTTGGCAGCGGACACTGGCAGGGCTGAAAACATGGCTGGAAACCGGTCAGGCTATAAAATTTGCCCGCGCGGAAGCGGAGGTCTGA
- a CDS encoding MAPEG family protein, producing MQSGSLSTELVIVVLLSVFAASLWIPYIVGVNMHPQADVDDFERPPSLTEFPPWVHRAHRAHLNLIEQLVPFSVLVLVVDRLGAYSALTYWAAVIFLLVRVAHAAGMISGLARFPLRPILFSVGWLCCLAIGYAAAFHT from the coding sequence ATGCAGTCAGGATCTCTTTCAACCGAACTTGTTATCGTTGTTCTTCTGTCGGTTTTTGCGGCATCCCTTTGGATTCCCTACATCGTGGGTGTGAATATGCACCCACAAGCCGATGTTGATGATTTCGAACGCCCGCCATCCCTCACAGAATTCCCACCATGGGTCCATCGAGCGCACCGCGCGCACCTGAATCTGATTGAACAACTGGTCCCGTTTTCCGTACTGGTTTTAGTCGTTGACCGGTTGGGAGCATATTCCGCACTGACATATTGGGCGGCGGTCATATTTCTTTTGGTACGGGTCGCTCATGCGGCGGGAATGATTTCCGGATTGGCGCGCTTCCCATTGCGCCCTATCCTTTTCTCCGTCGGATGGCTGTGCTGTTTAGCAATTGGCTATGCTGCGGCCTTTCACACATGA
- the thrS gene encoding threonine--tRNA ligase — protein sequence MAPSDSSVSLTFPDGNAREYNAGISAGEVAASISTSLRKKAISATVNGAHFDLAWPIDADASIAIHTMQDEDQANELVRHDLAHIMARAVQEIWPDTQVTIGPVIKDGWYYDFDRKEPFTPEDLGLIEKKMKEIINKRDPVRTEVWDRSRAIKHYEDKGEPYKVELIDAIPGDEPLRMYWHGDWQDLCRGPHLQHTGQVPGDAFKLMSIAGAYWRGDSDRAMLQRIYGVAFTGKEKLRAHLNMLEEAAKRDHRKLGREMDLYHMQEEAPGQVFWHPNGWSIYTELQDYMRRKQRAAGYVEVNTPQVVDRKLWEASGHWDKYQEHMFIVEVDEEHAREKAINALKPMNCPCHVQIFNQGLKSYRDLPLRMAEFGSCNRYEPSGALHGIMRVRGFTQDDGHIFCREDQIEAECAAFINYLSSVYSDLGFETFEIMFATRPEKRVGSEESWDHVEAALENAIKATGHPYTLDEGEGAFYGPKLDFKLTDAIGREWQCGTFQVDPNLPDRLDATYIAEDGAKHRPYMLHRACLGSFERFIGILIENSAGKLPFWLAPRQVVVASIISDADEYVLEVVENLRKAGVRAEADTRNEKINYKVREHSVGKVPVILAVGAREVEERTVTVRRLGEKRTSVQPLEEVTNALSIEATPPDQL from the coding sequence ATGGCCCCAAGCGACAGCTCAGTCTCACTTACCTTTCCCGATGGCAACGCACGCGAATACAACGCAGGCATAAGTGCGGGAGAGGTCGCCGCTAGCATTTCGACATCGCTGCGCAAAAAAGCGATCAGCGCAACCGTCAATGGCGCGCATTTCGATCTGGCATGGCCCATTGACGCAGACGCCAGCATCGCCATCCACACCATGCAAGACGAAGATCAGGCGAACGAATTGGTGCGTCATGATCTGGCGCACATCATGGCGCGGGCAGTGCAGGAAATCTGGCCTGACACCCAGGTCACCATTGGCCCGGTGATCAAAGATGGTTGGTATTATGACTTTGATCGCAAGGAACCGTTTACGCCTGAAGATCTCGGCCTGATCGAGAAAAAGATGAAGGAAATCATCAACAAACGTGATCCGGTGCGCACAGAGGTCTGGGACAGATCGCGCGCGATCAAGCATTATGAGGACAAAGGCGAACCTTACAAGGTCGAGCTCATCGATGCGATCCCCGGCGATGAGCCGCTGCGCATGTATTGGCATGGCGACTGGCAGGATCTGTGCCGCGGACCGCACCTACAACACACCGGTCAGGTACCCGGCGATGCGTTCAAGCTCATGTCCATCGCCGGCGCATATTGGCGCGGCGACAGTGATCGCGCGATGCTACAACGTATTTACGGGGTGGCTTTTACAGGCAAGGAAAAATTGCGCGCCCACCTCAACATGCTCGAAGAGGCTGCCAAACGCGATCACCGCAAACTGGGCCGCGAAATGGACCTCTACCACATGCAGGAAGAAGCGCCGGGCCAGGTGTTTTGGCATCCGAATGGTTGGTCGATCTACACCGAACTGCAAGACTATATGCGGCGCAAACAACGCGCTGCCGGCTATGTAGAAGTGAACACACCACAAGTGGTGGACCGCAAATTGTGGGAAGCGTCAGGACACTGGGACAAATACCAGGAGCACATGTTCATCGTCGAGGTGGACGAAGAGCACGCGCGCGAAAAAGCCATCAACGCTTTGAAACCGATGAATTGTCCCTGCCACGTGCAGATATTCAACCAAGGGCTCAAGTCATACCGGGACTTGCCCCTGCGTATGGCGGAATTCGGGTCCTGCAACCGGTACGAACCTTCCGGCGCATTGCATGGTATCATGCGCGTGCGCGGATTTACGCAAGATGATGGGCATATATTCTGCCGCGAAGACCAGATCGAAGCGGAATGCGCCGCATTCATCAATTACCTGTCGTCCGTGTATAGCGACTTGGGCTTTGAGACCTTCGAAATCATGTTCGCCACACGTCCCGAAAAACGCGTTGGTTCCGAGGAAAGCTGGGACCACGTCGAAGCCGCTCTGGAAAACGCGATCAAGGCAACCGGTCATCCCTATACATTGGATGAAGGCGAAGGCGCCTTTTACGGACCAAAACTCGACTTTAAGTTGACCGACGCGATCGGCCGCGAATGGCAATGCGGTACGTTTCAGGTGGACCCGAACCTGCCTGACAGGCTGGATGCGACATATATTGCAGAGGATGGCGCAAAGCATCGCCCTTATATGCTGCACCGTGCCTGTTTAGGGTCATTTGAGCGTTTCATCGGCATCCTTATTGAAAATTCGGCCGGTAAGTTGCCTTTTTGGCTGGCACCGCGACAGGTCGTAGTTGCTTCGATCATTTCGGATGCGGATGAATACGTGTTGGAGGTTGTTGAAAACCTACGCAAGGCAGGTGTGCGGGCCGAGGCCGACACGCGCAACGAAAAGATCAACTACAAAGTCCGCGAACATTCTGTCGGAAAGGTGCCGGTGATCTTGGCCGTTGGTGCGCGTGAAGTTGAAGAGCGCACTGTCACAGTCAGACGTCTGGGTGAAAAACGGACCAGCGTCCAACCACTGGAAGAGGTTACAAATGCGCTTTCCATCGAAGCAACGCCACCAGATCAGCTGTAA
- a CDS encoding DUF2282 domain-containing protein, translating to MSNTMKTVAIAGAVAAAMASQVTTAQAAAKEKCYGISLAGANDCAAGPGTTCAGTSTVDYQGNAWTLVDAGTCAEIDLPAMADGTSREGSLEELERDLPA from the coding sequence ATGTCCAACACAATGAAAACAGTCGCCATTGCAGGTGCAGTCGCAGCAGCAATGGCATCTCAGGTGACGACAGCTCAAGCTGCTGCCAAGGAAAAATGCTATGGCATTTCCCTGGCTGGCGCGAATGACTGTGCAGCAGGTCCCGGAACAACCTGCGCCGGTACATCAACCGTGGATTACCAAGGCAATGCATGGACGCTGGTGGATGCCGGTACCTGCGCAGAAATCGACTTGCCCGCCATGGCGGATGGCACATCCCGTGAGGGCTCGCTTGAAGAACTTGAGCGCGATCTGCCTGCATAA
- a CDS encoding DUF692 domain-containing protein, with translation MLDTSSGSPGLPLAPGVGYKAQHFSELCADPGPVQWIEIHAENYMGDGGRPHAQLRTLSERFSLSVHGVGLSIGGDTPLDRNHLARLKHLVEWSNPASFSEHLAWSTHDGAFLNDLLPLPYTSQTLARVADHIDDVQSTLGRKMLLENPSSYLTFEESTWSETDFLNELVRRTGCGLLLDVNNVFISATNLKVSARAYVEALPLDAVGEVHVGGHDEDTDDKGSPLLIDSHAKPVEDPVWELLDFTLAKSGAKPVLVEWDNDVPDWPTLRAEAERASTALCAVL, from the coding sequence ATGTTAGACACCTCTTCCGGTTCTCCCGGATTGCCGCTTGCACCCGGTGTCGGTTACAAAGCACAGCATTTCTCAGAATTGTGCGCCGATCCCGGCCCGGTCCAATGGATCGAAATTCACGCCGAAAACTACATGGGCGACGGCGGGAGACCGCACGCACAACTGCGCACTTTAAGTGAGCGGTTCAGCCTTTCGGTACATGGTGTCGGTTTGAGTATTGGCGGCGACACACCATTGGACCGCAATCATCTGGCGCGCCTCAAACATCTCGTCGAATGGTCCAATCCTGCCAGCTTCTCCGAGCACCTCGCTTGGTCCACACATGACGGCGCATTTTTGAATGATCTGCTGCCGCTGCCCTATACAAGCCAAACCTTGGCACGCGTTGCAGATCACATTGATGACGTGCAATCCACGTTGGGGCGCAAAATGTTGCTGGAAAACCCATCCAGCTATCTGACTTTCGAAGAAAGCACCTGGTCGGAGACCGATTTTCTGAATGAACTGGTGCGGCGTACCGGATGTGGTCTGCTGCTGGACGTCAACAACGTTTTCATCTCTGCCACGAACCTGAAGGTTTCCGCGCGCGCTTATGTCGAAGCGCTTCCGCTTGACGCTGTTGGCGAAGTTCATGTCGGCGGACATGACGAAGACACAGACGACAAAGGCTCCCCTTTGCTCATCGACAGCCATGCAAAGCCAGTAGAAGACCCGGTTTGGGAGTTGCTGGACTTCACGCTCGCCAAATCCGGCGCAAAGCCTGTGCTCGTGGAGTGGGACAATGATGTTCCAGACTGGCCGACACTGCGCGCGGAAGCGGAACGCGCATCAACAGCGCTTTGCGCAGTTCTATGA